One Aliiroseovarius sediminilitoris DNA window includes the following coding sequences:
- a CDS encoding MBL fold metallo-hydrolase gives MIPLDPGIRRIIAPNPSPMTYWGTNSFVLGEGDVAVIDPGPADPEHMEALLSSLQRGERITQILVTHAHLDHSPLARPLSEATGAPVIAFGDAQAGRSAVMQDLVARGLTSGGEGVDATFKPDITVEDGELFQAGGMEIEAIWTPGHFANHLSFAWQDAVFTGDHVMGWASSLVSPPDGDLTAFMASCTKLAARDDRILYPAHGAVITDPAARLAWLIAHRQSRETEILAALSDGRPATVATLTRAIYVETPPALIPAAERNVFAHLIDLATREIVEAEPRLEANAVFRRIG, from the coding sequence ATGATCCCACTGGACCCCGGCATCCGGCGCATCATCGCGCCGAACCCGTCGCCGATGACCTATTGGGGCACCAACAGCTTTGTGCTGGGCGAAGGCGATGTCGCGGTGATAGATCCCGGCCCCGCCGACCCTGAACATATGGAGGCGCTGCTCTCCAGCCTCCAGCGTGGCGAACGGATCACGCAGATACTCGTGACCCATGCGCATCTGGACCATTCGCCCTTGGCACGCCCCCTGTCCGAGGCCACCGGCGCCCCCGTCATCGCGTTTGGAGATGCACAAGCGGGGCGAAGCGCGGTCATGCAAGACCTCGTCGCACGCGGCCTGACCTCGGGCGGAGAAGGTGTTGACGCAACGTTCAAACCCGACATCACTGTGGAAGATGGCGAGCTGTTCCAAGCAGGCGGGATGGAAATCGAAGCCATCTGGACCCCCGGCCACTTTGCCAATCACCTGAGCTTTGCATGGCAAGATGCTGTTTTTACAGGGGATCACGTAATGGGTTGGGCCAGCTCTCTGGTTTCACCCCCAGATGGCGACCTGACGGCCTTCATGGCATCCTGCACCAAACTCGCCGCGCGGGATGACCGCATCCTCTACCCGGCACATGGCGCGGTCATCACCGACCCCGCCGCGCGCCTGGCCTGGCTGATCGCGCACAGACAATCGCGTGAAACGGAAATCCTGGCCGCCCTGTCTGACGGACGACCGGCGACAGTCGCCACACTGACCCGCGCGATCTATGTGGAGACCCCCCCGGCCCTGATCCCAGCCGCTGAGCGCAACGTTTTCGCCCACCTGATAGACCTTGCGACCCGCGAAATCGTCGAGGCAGAACCCCGCCTTGAAGCCAACGCGGTATTTCGGCGAATTGGCTGA
- the purM gene encoding phosphoribosylformylglycinamidine cyclo-ligase translates to MSDASKGITYADAGVDIDAGNALVERIKPAAKRTNRPGVMAGLGGFGALFDLKGAGFTDPVLVSATDGVGTKLRIAIDTGNVDTIGIDLVAMCVNDLVCQGAEPLFFLDYFATGRLETDKAARIIEGIAKGCELSGCALIGGETAEMPGMYEDGDFDLAGFSVGAMERGEDLPKGVKEGDVLLGLASDGVHSNGYSLVRKLVEVSGLGWEADCPWDSSVTLGEALLAPTRLYVRQALEAVRAGGVHALAHITGGGLTENLPRILPDGLGALVDLDTWDLPPVFKWLAATGGMDQAELLKTFNSGQGMVLVVDATQAAAVTERLTNAGERVTQLGRIRSGTGVSYIGSLL, encoded by the coding sequence ATGAGCGACGCATCCAAAGGTATTACATACGCGGACGCAGGCGTGGATATTGACGCGGGCAACGCGCTGGTCGAACGGATCAAACCGGCTGCCAAACGCACCAATCGTCCGGGCGTCATGGCCGGGCTGGGCGGATTTGGCGCGCTGTTTGACCTGAAGGGCGCTGGGTTCACAGACCCGGTTCTGGTGTCCGCCACCGACGGGGTAGGCACCAAGCTGCGCATCGCGATTGACACCGGCAATGTGGACACGATCGGGATTGATCTGGTCGCCATGTGCGTGAATGACCTTGTGTGTCAGGGCGCTGAGCCGCTGTTCTTCCTTGATTACTTTGCGACAGGACGTCTGGAAACCGACAAGGCCGCGCGGATCATCGAAGGCATCGCCAAGGGGTGCGAGTTGTCCGGTTGTGCCCTGATCGGGGGCGAAACCGCTGAAATGCCCGGCATGTATGAAGATGGCGATTTTGATTTGGCCGGCTTTTCGGTCGGTGCGATGGAGCGCGGTGAGGACTTACCGAAAGGCGTCAAGGAAGGTGACGTGTTGCTGGGCTTGGCGTCGGATGGGGTGCATTCGAACGGTTATTCGCTGGTGCGCAAGCTGGTCGAGGTCTCGGGCCTTGGTTGGGAGGCGGACTGCCCGTGGGACAGCTCGGTCACGCTGGGCGAGGCCTTGCTGGCCCCCACGCGCCTTTACGTGCGTCAGGCGTTGGAGGCCGTGCGGGCAGGGGGCGTTCATGCGCTGGCCCACATCACCGGCGGCGGCTTGACTGAAAACCTGCCGCGCATTCTACCCGATGGGCTGGGCGCGCTGGTCGATCTGGATACATGGGACTTGCCGCCCGTCTTCAAATGGCTGGCGGCAACCGGCGGGATGGATCAGGCAGAACTGCTCAAGACCTTCAATTCGGGGCAGGGCATGGTGCTGGTCGTTGACGCAACACAGGCCGCCGCCGTGACCGAGCGGCTGACAAACGCGGGCGAGCGTGTCACCCAATTGGGCCGCATCCGGTCGGGCACGGGTGTCAGCTATATTGGGTCGCTTCTGTGA
- the rnd gene encoding ribonuclease D, giving the protein MITITTTEALAEFCIRAAKHAYVTVDTEFLRERTYYSKLCLVQLAVPGDADEDAVLVDPLVEGLSLEPLYDLFRDENVVKVFHAARQDLEIFFVEAGVFPKPLFDTQVAAMVCGFGDQAGYETLVRKIARAPMDKSSRFTDWSRRPLTDAQKNYAIGDVTHLRQIYEYLAAELKKSGRGPWVEEELAILTDPATYTIHPEEAWMRLKTRTNSSRFLGIAKELARFREAYAQSRNVPRNRVMKDDALLELASTKPRNMQDLGRSRLLLREARKGEIAEGILQAVTAGLEMAQEDLPKASDKARDKLQVNPALADLLRVLLKARCEQEKVAQKLIASAADLDALAAGRRDVQALRGWRADVFGNDALRLCEGKLALAAKGQRVEVFEV; this is encoded by the coding sequence ATGATTACGATTACAACGACCGAGGCGCTGGCCGAGTTCTGCATCCGCGCCGCCAAACACGCTTACGTCACGGTCGATACGGAATTTCTGCGCGAACGCACCTATTATTCGAAGCTTTGTCTTGTGCAACTGGCAGTTCCCGGCGATGCGGACGAAGATGCCGTGCTGGTGGATCCGCTGGTCGAGGGGTTGTCGCTCGAACCGCTCTACGACCTCTTCCGCGACGAAAATGTGGTGAAGGTGTTTCATGCTGCCCGGCAGGATCTTGAGATTTTCTTTGTCGAGGCGGGCGTGTTTCCCAAACCGCTGTTTGACACGCAGGTGGCCGCAATGGTCTGCGGCTTCGGCGATCAGGCGGGGTATGAAACATTGGTGCGCAAGATCGCGCGCGCGCCAATGGACAAATCCAGCCGCTTCACCGACTGGTCCCGCCGCCCTCTGACAGATGCACAGAAGAACTATGCCATCGGGGATGTCACGCACCTGCGCCAGATTTACGAATACCTGGCCGCAGAGCTGAAGAAAAGCGGGCGCGGGCCGTGGGTCGAAGAGGAATTGGCCATATTGACAGACCCCGCGACCTATACGATCCACCCGGAAGAGGCGTGGATGCGCCTGAAAACCCGCACCAATTCTTCACGCTTTCTGGGTATTGCCAAGGAACTTGCCCGCTTTCGCGAGGCTTATGCCCAGTCCCGCAACGTCCCCCGTAATCGAGTGATGAAGGATGATGCGTTGCTTGAACTGGCCTCGACCAAGCCGCGCAACATGCAGGATCTGGGGCGGTCACGTTTGCTTTTGCGCGAAGCCCGCAAGGGCGAGATTGCCGAGGGGATATTGCAGGCAGTCACCGCTGGGCTTGAAATGGCGCAGGAAGATTTGCCGAAAGCGTCCGACAAGGCCCGCGACAAGCTGCAAGTGAACCCGGCGTTGGCCGACTTATTGCGCGTGCTGCTGAAAGCGCGTTGCGAGCAGGAAAAAGTGGCGCAGAAACTTATCGCGTCGGCGGCTGATCTGGATGCACTGGCGGCCGGTAGACGCGATGTCCAAGCGCTGCGCGGCTGGCGGGCAGACGTGTTTGGCAACGACGCGCTGCGCCTGTGCGAGGGCAAGCTGGCGCTGGCCGCCAAAGGTCAACGGGTCGAGGTGTTCGAGGTCTGA
- a CDS encoding SufE family protein gives MASPAFEEIVEDFAFLDEWEDRYAMVIDMGKALPPMEDALKAPSTKVEGCASQVWLHPEIDGGIYRFHGDSDAMIVKGLIAVLAALYNGLPVTEVGKVDAPAELARLGLNEHLSSQRSNGLRAMVERIRMQAADAV, from the coding sequence ATGGCCAGCCCCGCCTTTGAAGAAATTGTCGAGGATTTTGCGTTTCTGGACGAGTGGGAAGACCGCTATGCGATGGTCATCGACATGGGAAAAGCACTGCCGCCGATGGAGGACGCGCTGAAAGCACCGTCCACCAAGGTCGAAGGTTGCGCCAGTCAGGTCTGGTTGCATCCTGAAATTGATGGCGGCATTTACCGTTTCCACGGCGACAGCGATGCGATGATCGTAAAGGGCCTGATCGCGGTTCTGGCAGCGCTTTACAATGGTTTGCCCGTGACCGAGGTCGGCAAGGTCGACGCGCCTGCCGAACTTGCGCGGTTGGGCCTGAACGAACACCTGTCATCGCAGCGTTCAAACGGTCTGCGCGCGATGGTCGAGCGTATTCGGATGCAAGCCGCCGACGCGGTCTGA
- a CDS encoding DUF1638 domain-containing protein: MKPSDEELTRNGLAPTDASAKVLILACGALANEILALIRLNGWDHMSLTCLPAILHNTPDKIPGAVRAAVEKHGADFDQIFLAYADCGTGGELATLCDEMGIEMIRGPHCYSFFEGNDAFAARAEDEIDVFYLTDFLARGFESFVIKPLGLDRHPELRDMYFGHYTRLIYLAQTDNPDLDRMAEAAAERIGLKYERKFTGFGDLAAALKPLA; encoded by the coding sequence ATGAAGCCAAGCGACGAAGAACTCACCCGCAACGGGTTGGCGCCCACGGATGCCTCGGCCAAGGTCCTGATCCTGGCCTGCGGTGCGCTGGCGAACGAAATTCTGGCCCTGATCCGCCTGAACGGCTGGGATCATATGAGCCTGACCTGCCTGCCCGCGATCCTGCACAACACGCCGGATAAAATCCCTGGCGCTGTGCGCGCCGCGGTCGAAAAACACGGCGCTGATTTCGACCAGATCTTTCTGGCCTATGCCGATTGCGGCACCGGCGGCGAATTGGCCACCCTGTGTGACGAAATGGGGATCGAGATGATCCGGGGGCCGCATTGCTATAGCTTCTTTGAAGGCAATGATGCTTTTGCGGCCCGCGCCGAGGATGAAATCGACGTGTTTTACCTGACCGATTTTCTGGCGCGCGGGTTTGAGAGTTTCGTGATCAAACCGCTGGGTCTGGACCGCCACCCGGAACTGCGGGACATGTATTTTGGGCATTACACGCGGCTGATTTATCTGGCGCAAACCGACAATCCCGATCTTGACCGTATGGCCGAAGCGGCAGCGGAACGGATTGGCTTGAAATATGAACGAAAGTTCACCGGATTTGGCGATCTGGCCGCGGCCCTGAAGCCCCTGGCGTGA
- a CDS encoding tyrosine-type recombinase/integrase: MKFTRTALEKLRPDPERDTLYWDTSTRGLGLRITKGGVYSYICQGRVRGTTKDRRVTIGNYGVKGGLTLEEAQIRADDYRKLFQDGVDPNELKKKHEVEMVTLGAVAKEYLAIGNLKPTTVKWINYYVTKVFADWADKPIASINRDMVKERHAELKRGGLHGKKPAPSTANAAMVVLRTLINFAIEDYTLPDGTQLITTNPVQVLNGRGKNKRWAPEGDRTDRYIPVDRLGAVWNMLQELRQKTTHSDTLSAVDLVIFSLLCGGRKNEGAGLTWDRVHFESDPARCYWHLKDRKQGKPINLPMPTQAIALLKERRRMTNGDFVFPSRGRTGHVTDPRATMKKVSEVAGLHLSLHDMRRTFSETSVKACRIERFRGDLLIGHKPDQRDVGANSYLDLTDLRWLYPEVQQVAGWIEEQGRIAAAKAASENVVDMQRA; the protein is encoded by the coding sequence ATGAAATTCACCAGAACTGCCCTTGAGAAGCTGCGACCCGACCCCGAGCGGGACACGTTGTATTGGGATACCAGCACGCGCGGCCTTGGCCTGCGGATCACGAAAGGCGGGGTATACAGCTACATCTGCCAGGGCCGGGTGCGCGGGACCACGAAGGACAGGCGCGTCACCATCGGGAACTATGGGGTTAAGGGCGGCCTGACATTGGAAGAAGCGCAGATACGCGCGGATGACTACCGCAAGCTCTTCCAAGACGGCGTTGACCCGAACGAACTGAAGAAGAAGCACGAGGTTGAGATGGTGACACTTGGCGCTGTGGCCAAGGAATATCTGGCCATCGGCAACCTGAAACCCACCACGGTCAAGTGGATCAACTACTACGTCACCAAGGTATTTGCTGATTGGGCGGACAAGCCCATTGCCTCCATCAACCGCGACATGGTGAAAGAGCGTCACGCCGAGTTGAAGCGGGGTGGCCTGCACGGCAAGAAGCCCGCGCCATCTACCGCCAATGCCGCGATGGTCGTTTTGCGCACCCTCATCAACTTCGCCATCGAGGACTATACGCTGCCGGACGGGACGCAGTTGATTACCACAAACCCGGTGCAGGTCTTGAATGGTCGCGGCAAGAATAAGCGTTGGGCACCCGAGGGCGACAGGACGGATCGGTATATCCCGGTGGATCGCCTTGGAGCGGTCTGGAACATGTTGCAAGAGCTGCGGCAGAAGACGACGCATAGCGACACGCTGTCCGCAGTTGATCTGGTAATTTTCAGCCTCCTATGCGGAGGAAGGAAGAACGAGGGGGCGGGATTGACTTGGGATAGAGTGCATTTCGAAAGCGACCCGGCGCGGTGCTACTGGCACCTCAAGGACCGGAAACAGGGCAAGCCGATTAATCTGCCGATGCCGACGCAGGCGATTGCACTGCTGAAAGAGCGGCGGCGGATGACGAATGGCGACTTTGTATTCCCGAGCCGGGGTAGGACCGGTCACGTGACGGACCCTCGCGCGACGATGAAAAAGGTGAGCGAGGTGGCGGGGCTTCACCTTTCACTCCATGACATGCGTCGCACCTTTAGCGAAACCTCGGTCAAAGCCTGTCGCATAGAGCGGTTTCGCGGTGACCTGTTGATCGGTCACAAGCCCGACCAACGGGATGTTGGCGCAAATAGCTATTTGGACCTGACCGATCTTCGATGGCTTTACCCCGAGGTTCAACAGGTGGCGGGCTGGATTGAAGAGCAGGGGCGGATTGCGGCGGCTAAGGCGGCGAGCGAGAACGTGGTGGACATGCAGCGCGCATAG
- a CDS encoding tyrosine-type recombinase/integrase, whose translation MKDSGHYRSTFRLKRVTPHVLRHTAAMQLPESGVDRTIIALWLGHEEILSCAIASIRCCGRPGGI comes from the coding sequence TTGAAAGACTCTGGACACTACCGTTCAACATTCAGATTGAAGCGCGTCACACCCCATGTGCTGCGCCATACGGCTGCAATGCAACTGCCAGAGAGCGGTGTTGATCGAACAATCATTGCTCTTTGGCTGGGGCATGAAGAAATCCTTTCATGCGCAATCGCATCGATCCGGTGTTGTGGTAGGCCCGGAGGGATTTGA
- the purN gene encoding phosphoribosylglycinamide formyltransferase, with product MKDGAHKRVAILISGSGSNMVTLANSMTGDHPARPCLVLSNVVEAGGLEKARALGIPTAVVDHRNFKGDREGFETALNNVLEQAHPDIICLAGFMRILTAGFTDKWSGRCLNIHPSLLPKYRGLHTHQRAIGAGDTEAGCSVHEVTAELDGGPILGQARVPIEPDDTADTLAARVLVQEHLLYPAVLRRFACDDRTPIILP from the coding sequence ATGAAAGACGGGGCGCATAAGCGGGTCGCAATTCTGATTTCCGGCAGTGGATCAAATATGGTCACATTGGCGAATTCGATGACCGGCGATCACCCGGCGCGTCCCTGTCTGGTTTTGTCGAACGTGGTTGAAGCTGGCGGGCTTGAAAAAGCGCGTGCGCTTGGCATTCCAACCGCCGTGGTGGACCACCGAAACTTCAAGGGCGACCGCGAAGGTTTCGAAACCGCGCTGAACAATGTCTTGGAACAGGCGCACCCGGACATCATCTGTCTGGCCGGGTTCATGCGTATTCTGACTGCGGGTTTTACCGACAAATGGTCCGGGCGCTGTCTGAACATCCACCCCTCGCTTTTGCCCAAATACAGGGGGCTTCACACCCATCAGCGCGCGATTGGCGCAGGCGATACCGAAGCGGGTTGTTCGGTGCATGAAGTGACGGCAGAACTGGATGGCGGACCGATCCTTGGGCAAGCCCGCGTCCCCATCGAACCCGATGACACTGCTGATACGTTGGCCGCTCGGGTTCTGGTGCAGGAACACCTGCTTTATCCAGCCGTCCTGCGCCGCTTCGCATGTGACGACCGCACGCCGATCATCCTGCCCTGA
- a CDS encoding YfjI family protein — MVKLTPEAMNDFMKNGIGWNPRPLWKGVQPEEYPVHRLPPVIADAVREVQAYAQAPMAMVAACALSVVSAAVQTRFGVQRDAVLRGPASLYLLTVAESGERKTLIDKLFMEPLREWEAQQMREARDEKVLFEAALEAWEAAGKNPLDKPTEPRVARMLRGDDTPEALSRALQSYPIAAVITSEAGVIFGSHSMKAESVQGNLAQVNVMWDGGPISQDRIGRDSIHVERLCATMGLQVQPAVLDHFVQRAGGLARGIGYFARFLFSQPTSTRGTRFYSDPPSDMPALRAFHARVTALLAAPAVFDEFDRLVTQYISLDERAHRTWMFFHDEVEERMGGDEEYARIPDVASKAAENAARLACCYHTFSGAPEPAITEEAMVDACALMRWYLDEAVRFGQVAEMTEEVRNAEKLEEYLTQQLRMDKSLVDSGITVRTVQQKGPGPLRVRAKLDAAVELLEDHGRIRVIQAIGSKKRFIMVAPQVMKEWA, encoded by the coding sequence ATGGTTAAGTTGACCCCTGAGGCGATGAACGACTTTATGAAGAACGGCATTGGCTGGAACCCCCGGCCTCTGTGGAAGGGGGTGCAACCGGAGGAATACCCGGTTCACCGCTTGCCGCCCGTCATTGCGGACGCCGTGCGCGAGGTGCAGGCATACGCGCAAGCGCCTATGGCGATGGTTGCGGCCTGCGCCTTGTCGGTGGTGTCAGCCGCCGTGCAAACGCGCTTCGGGGTCCAGCGTGACGCCGTGCTTCGCGGTCCAGCTTCGCTCTACCTGCTCACCGTCGCAGAGTCGGGTGAGCGCAAAACCCTGATCGACAAGCTGTTCATGGAACCGCTGCGGGAATGGGAAGCCCAGCAGATGCGCGAGGCTCGTGACGAGAAGGTGCTTTTCGAGGCGGCGCTTGAGGCTTGGGAGGCGGCGGGGAAGAACCCGCTGGACAAGCCCACCGAGCCTCGGGTGGCCCGGATGCTCCGGGGCGACGATACCCCGGAGGCACTGAGCAGGGCATTGCAGAGCTATCCCATCGCCGCTGTCATCACGTCTGAGGCCGGAGTGATCTTCGGTTCCCACAGCATGAAAGCTGAGAGCGTGCAGGGCAACTTGGCGCAGGTGAACGTGATGTGGGATGGCGGACCAATCAGCCAGGACCGGATTGGGCGCGACAGCATTCACGTTGAACGCTTGTGCGCCACGATGGGTCTGCAAGTCCAACCCGCCGTTCTGGATCACTTTGTCCAGCGCGCCGGGGGCCTCGCGCGGGGCATCGGGTATTTCGCCCGGTTCCTGTTCAGCCAGCCCACCTCCACACGCGGCACGCGGTTCTACAGCGACCCGCCAAGCGACATGCCCGCCCTCCGTGCCTTCCACGCCCGCGTCACCGCACTCCTTGCCGCGCCAGCGGTGTTTGACGAGTTTGACCGACTGGTGACGCAATACATCTCCCTCGATGAGAGGGCGCACCGGACATGGATGTTCTTTCACGACGAGGTGGAGGAACGGATGGGCGGTGACGAGGAATACGCGCGGATTCCAGACGTGGCGAGCAAGGCGGCGGAGAACGCGGCGCGGCTGGCCTGCTGTTACCACACCTTCAGCGGTGCCCCTGAACCGGCAATCACCGAGGAAGCAATGGTCGATGCCTGCGCCCTGATGCGCTGGTATCTGGACGAGGCGGTGCGCTTTGGACAGGTGGCTGAAATGACCGAGGAGGTGCGGAACGCGGAGAAGTTGGAAGAATACCTGACGCAGCAATTGCGGATGGACAAGAGCTTGGTGGATTCCGGCATCACCGTCCGCACGGTTCAGCAGAAGGGTCCGGGTCCGCTGAGGGTTCGCGCCAAACTGGACGCGGCGGTGGAGCTGTTGGAGGACCATGGACGCATCCGGGTTATCCAAGCCATCGGCAGCAAAAAGCGCTTCATTATGGTCGCGCCGCAGGTGATGAAGGAATGGGCATGA
- a CDS encoding ATP-binding protein has translation MVQLPKNRFLDFGWLKQFMPRGLYGRAALILIVPIVTLQLVVSVVFIQRHFNRITVQMTSALVLELDYLLTEVNRATTPKAARQSVERVIDPLAMWIELPGAPVDTTIRLTDFTGPWVAKTLHAGVPDLTGVDLASEHAGVIVGVITDHGPMRVGFSRDRVSASNPHQLLVLMVATGILMTLIAYLFLRNQLRPIRQLAKVAEAFGKGQVVPYKLAGATEVRSAGKAFLDMRSRIERQIEQRTLMLSGVSHDLRTPLTRLRLGLAMIDDESREDLERDVEDMERLVDRFLSFARSDALEDDPEPVDLAALTRHLADNAARAGQNVVLGELADPGTYPVRRAALERALENLLGNATRYGSQVRLSLVTGRGDLRFVIEDDGPGIPPQAREEALKPFARLDKARNQDKGSGVGLGLAIASDIARGHGGHLRLGDSADLGGLKVEFVLPR, from the coding sequence ATGGTTCAATTGCCCAAGAACAGATTTCTCGATTTCGGCTGGCTGAAGCAATTCATGCCGCGCGGACTGTATGGGCGGGCAGCGCTGATCCTGATCGTGCCAATTGTGACATTGCAACTGGTGGTGTCCGTGGTCTTCATTCAGCGGCATTTCAATCGGATCACGGTGCAAATGACATCGGCGCTGGTGCTGGAGCTGGATTATCTTTTGACCGAAGTAAACCGGGCCACTACGCCAAAAGCGGCGCGTCAGAGTGTCGAGAGGGTGATTGACCCGCTGGCGATGTGGATCGAGCTTCCCGGCGCGCCGGTGGATACGACAATCCGGCTGACAGACTTCACCGGGCCTTGGGTGGCAAAGACGCTGCATGCAGGCGTGCCGGACCTGACGGGCGTGGATTTGGCATCCGAACATGCTGGGGTGATTGTCGGCGTCATCACCGATCATGGGCCGATGCGGGTCGGGTTTTCGCGCGACCGGGTGTCGGCGTCGAACCCGCACCAGTTGTTGGTGTTGATGGTGGCGACCGGCATTCTGATGACGCTGATTGCCTATCTTTTCCTGCGCAACCAGCTGCGCCCGATCCGTCAACTGGCCAAGGTCGCCGAGGCGTTCGGCAAGGGCCAGGTGGTGCCCTATAAGCTGGCAGGCGCAACCGAGGTGCGATCGGCGGGTAAGGCGTTTCTGGATATGCGGTCGCGCATCGAGCGACAGATCGAACAGCGCACGCTGATGCTGTCTGGCGTCAGCCACGATCTGCGCACCCCTCTGACCCGGCTGCGACTTGGGCTGGCAATGATCGACGATGAAAGCCGCGAGGATCTGGAGCGGGATGTCGAAGACATGGAACGTCTGGTTGACCGATTCCTGAGCTTCGCGCGCTCCGATGCGCTGGAGGATGATCCGGAACCGGTTGATCTGGCGGCGCTGACCCGGCATCTGGCCGACAACGCGGCGCGCGCAGGACAGAATGTCGTGTTGGGCGAGTTGGCCGATCCCGGAACCTATCCCGTACGTCGCGCTGCGCTTGAGCGGGCGTTGGAAAACCTGCTGGGCAACGCCACACGCTACGGGTCGCAGGTGCGGTTGTCACTTGTCACCGGGCGCGGCGATTTGCGGTTCGTGATCGAAGATGACGGGCCAGGTATTCCGCCCCAAGCGCGCGAGGAAGCCCTGAAACCCTTTGCCCGCCTGGACAAGGCGCGCAATCAGGACAAAGGGTCGGGCGTCGGATTGGGGTTGGCCATCGCCAGTGACATTGCACGGGGTCACGGCGGCCACCTTCGATTGGGTGACAGCGCTGATCTGGGGGGGTTGAAGGTGGAGTTCGTCTTGCCGCGATAG
- a CDS encoding formate dehydrogenase subunit gamma translates to MLRLFAVFVLVFGLLTPVSAQEAVDNPRAETGGAQTLADILRRQADQKVDDTFRRSVTGDPDSAAPITAPLGTLGGQSDPDLWRALRYSTADITTQTRGPAAKTLIQDGGMWWLKFREGPLLTYGAGLLGVTLLLLALFYLFRGRIRIDGEKSGRTITRFSGVERFGHWLLAGSFLILGLTGLISLFGRKVLIPAFGHDAFSTLAIGTKWVHNNISWAFIAALVIIFVFWVAHNLPDRTDLKWMAEGGGIVGGGHPPAKKFNAGQKLIFWSTIILGASISLSGLSLLFPFEFNLFGATFAKLNDWGVPNWFGQDRLPYPLTPQEEMQYAQLWHAVVSFVLLSIIFAHIYIGSIGMEGAFDAMGSGDVEEQWAREHHSLWVDEVREAEIQQGKEA, encoded by the coding sequence ATGCTTCGTCTATTCGCCGTTTTTGTCCTGGTTTTTGGCCTGCTGACGCCCGTGTCGGCACAAGAGGCTGTGGACAATCCGCGCGCCGAAACAGGCGGGGCGCAGACATTGGCCGACATCCTGCGCCGTCAGGCCGACCAGAAGGTGGACGACACATTCCGCCGTTCCGTCACGGGTGACCCGGACTCTGCCGCGCCGATCACCGCCCCGCTTGGGACGCTCGGTGGGCAATCTGACCCTGACCTGTGGCGCGCGCTGCGCTATAGCACGGCGGACATAACGACACAGACACGCGGACCTGCCGCAAAGACTCTGATTCAGGATGGCGGCATGTGGTGGCTGAAGTTTCGCGAAGGGCCGCTGTTAACCTATGGCGCGGGCCTTTTGGGGGTCACGCTGCTGCTGCTGGCGCTGTTCTACCTGTTTCGTGGACGTATCCGAATTGACGGCGAAAAGAGCGGCCGCACGATCACCCGGTTTTCCGGTGTTGAGCGGTTCGGGCATTGGCTGCTGGCGGGTTCTTTCCTCATCCTTGGTTTGACTGGCCTGATCTCTCTGTTCGGGCGCAAAGTGTTGATACCAGCCTTCGGGCACGACGCGTTCTCGACCCTCGCGATTGGCACCAAATGGGTGCATAACAATATATCTTGGGCGTTCATCGCGGCGCTGGTCATCATCTTTGTCTTCTGGGTGGCCCACAATCTGCCGGACCGCACCGATCTGAAATGGATGGCGGAAGGGGGTGGCATCGTCGGCGGCGGACATCCTCCGGCCAAGAAATTCAATGCGGGGCAAAAGCTGATCTTCTGGTCCACGATCATCTTGGGTGCATCGATTTCGCTTTCAGGTCTATCGCTGCTGTTTCCGTTCGAGTTCAATTTGTTCGGCGCTACCTTTGCAAAGCTGAACGATTGGGGTGTTCCCAACTGGTTCGGGCAGGACCGTCTACCCTATCCGCTGACGCCTCAAGAAGAAATGCAATACGCTCAGCTTTGGCACGCGGTCGTCAGCTTCGTGCTGCTCTCCATCATTTTTGCTCATATCTATATCGGTTCGATCGGGATGGAGGGTGCATTTGACGCCATGGGCAGCGGCGACGTTGAAGAGCAATGGGCCCGCGAACACCACAGTCTGTGGGTCGACGAGGTGCGCGAGGCCGAAATCCAGCAGGGCAAGGAGGCGTAG